Below is a genomic region from Sneathia sanguinegens.
CCATTTTTTTTAAAACATTTTTCCAAATTTTCCACTATTAAACATTTTCATCATTTGTTTCATTTGCTCATATTGTTTAAGTAATTTATTCACATCACTAACTTGTGTCCCACTTCCTTTTGCAATACGAACTTTTCTTGAATAAACCTTTAATATTTGTGGATTTCTTCTTTCTTGTACTGTCATTGAGTAAATTATAGCCTCAACTTTTTTCAGCTCATTTTCAGCACCATTCATATCAATTTTTTCAAGATTTATTCCCGGCAACATCTTAAGTATTCCTCCAAGAGAGCCTAATTTCTTTATCATCTTAAATTGCTTTAAGAAATCTTCAAAATCAAATTGATTTTTTCTAAATTTAGCTTCCATTAGCTTGGCTTCTTTTTCATCTATCATATCTTTTGCTTTTTCAACTAAAGATACGACATCTCCCATACCTAATATTCTACCAGCTAATCTATCTGGATGGAATTTAGAAATATCACCAAGTTTTTCTCCTTCACTTATGAATTTTATTGGCTTACCACAAACTTCTTTAATAGATAAAGCTGCTCCACCTCTTGTATCTCCATCCATTTTGGTTAAAACAACACCAGTTATTCCTAAAGCATCATTAAAATTTTTAGAAACATTAACTGCATCTTGTCCTGTCATACCATCTACTACTAATAGTATTTCATCTGGATTAACTTGAGCCTTAATATTTTTCAATTCATCCATTAATTTTTCATCTATATGTAATCTACCTGCTGTGTCTATAATAACATTATCAACTTTATATTTTTTTGCTTCTTCTATACCATTTGCAACAATTGCTTTTACATCTTGACTATCATCTATAGTATAATTAAGCGCATTTATTTGCTTACATAAAACTTTTAATTGTTGCTTAGCAGCTGGTCTATATACATCGGCACCTATAAGTAATGATTTTTCATTCTTTAAAAATTTAGCTAATTTTCCAGCAAAAGTTGTTTTACCAGCTCCTTGTAATCCTACAAGCATTATAACCCTAAATTCTCTTTTTTTAGAATTTAATTCTACATTTGTTCCACCTAAAGTTTCAATCAATTCATCATTTATTATTTTTATAAATTGTTGACTAGGATTAACTCCAACAAGCACGCTTGCTCCCATAGCCTTCTCTTTTATCTTAGAAACAAAATTTTTAACAACTGTATAATTTACATCTGCTTCTAATAAAGCCATTTTAACTTCTTTTATGGCATCAGTAATATTAGACTCAGTTAATTTACTTTTACCACTTATAGTTTTCATAGCTTTTTTTAATTTATCACTTAAACCTTCAAACATAGCTATCTTCCTCTAATTTTTGTATTAGTTTATCCAAATATTCTTTATTGAAATTATTTCTTAAATCTTTTAAAAGCAACAATTTATCTCTAGCATTTTTATAGATATGTAATTCATTTTCATAAAA
It encodes:
- the ffh gene encoding signal recognition particle protein, with the protein product MFEGLSDKLKKAMKTISGKSKLTESNITDAIKEVKMALLEADVNYTVVKNFVSKIKEKAMGASVLVGVNPSQQFIKIINDELIETLGGTNVELNSKKREFRVIMLVGLQGAGKTTFAGKLAKFLKNEKSLLIGADVYRPAAKQQLKVLCKQINALNYTIDDSQDVKAIVANGIEEAKKYKVDNVIIDTAGRLHIDEKLMDELKNIKAQVNPDEILLVVDGMTGQDAVNVSKNFNDALGITGVVLTKMDGDTRGGAALSIKEVCGKPIKFISEGEKLGDISKFHPDRLAGRILGMGDVVSLVEKAKDMIDEKEAKLMEAKFRKNQFDFEDFLKQFKMIKKLGSLGGILKMLPGINLEKIDMNGAENELKKVEAIIYSMTVQERRNPQILKVYSRKVRIAKGSGTQVSDVNKLLKQYEQMKQMMKMFNSGKFGKMF